The following coding sequences are from one Capsicum annuum cultivar UCD-10X-F1 chromosome 3, UCD10Xv1.1, whole genome shotgun sequence window:
- the LOC124896579 gene encoding uncharacterized protein LOC124896579, which produces MTSNIAESINGKLKLARELPIIEFLEQARKLFEKWNCKNRERASYANTSLGSRFEGILQLNTSKSTRLKVSASSTYVYSVYDDGRKYIVCLDRRTCSYGRFPLDEIVCEHAIAVLKSMHVVDMKPYCLDFYYPETLRKTYEESMFPMPDKKDWIVP; this is translated from the exons atgacttcaaatatagCGGAGAGCATAAATGGTAAATTGAAGCTAGCACGTGAGTTACCTATAATAGAATTTTTAGAGCAGGCTAGGAAATTGTTTGAAAAGTGGAATTGCAAGAATAGAGAAAGAGCATCGTATGCAAACACATCACTTGGTAGTAGATTTGAAGGAATTCTTCAgctaaatacttcaaaatctacaAGGCTTAAG GTTAGTGCGTCATCAACATATGTATATTCTGTTTATGATGACGGGAGAAAGTACATAGTATGTCTTGATAGGAGGACTTGCTCTTATGGTAGATTCCCATTGGACGAGATAGTATGTGAACACGCGATTGCAGTACTAAAAAGCATGCATGTAGTTGATATGAAGCCTTATTGTTTAGACTTTTATTATCCTGAAACATTAAGGAAGACGTATGAAGAATCTATGTTTCCAATGCCCGATAAGAAGGACTGGATTGTGCCATAA